In the genome of Variibacter gotjawalensis, one region contains:
- a CDS encoding tripartite tricarboxylate transporter substrate binding protein, with amino-acid sequence MAKITRRTFGTIAAAAAASAGLGIRPGEAQANWPQRPVTIICPWGAGGGTDAVARIVAGGLEKELGQPFNVVNRTGGSGVVGHTAIASAAPDGYNIGIITVEIAMMHWQGLTELKPSNFTGLAQMNDDPPGIHVKADSPYKTVKELADAIKAAPAGKFKASGTGQGGIWHLALISWLKTLNLAPNHVTWVPSNGAAPAMQDLAAGGLDLCTCSVPEARAIIEAGKARALAIMAPVRNPQFANVPTLKEGMGTDAVMVGAWRGFAAPKALPKPIAEKLSAALKKVYESKEYKDFMDNRGFTMVWADAAGFEKMMETSTASLGESMKAGGLAKG; translated from the coding sequence ATGGCCAAAATCACACGACGCACGTTCGGCACAATCGCGGCTGCAGCCGCGGCTTCCGCAGGTCTCGGCATCCGGCCGGGCGAAGCGCAAGCCAATTGGCCGCAGCGTCCCGTCACGATCATCTGCCCGTGGGGCGCTGGCGGCGGCACGGACGCTGTCGCGCGCATCGTCGCGGGCGGCCTCGAGAAAGAACTCGGTCAGCCGTTCAACGTCGTCAACCGCACGGGCGGCTCGGGCGTCGTCGGCCACACCGCGATCGCGAGCGCCGCGCCGGATGGCTACAACATCGGCATCATCACGGTCGAAATCGCGATGATGCATTGGCAGGGCCTGACCGAACTCAAGCCGTCCAACTTCACCGGCTTGGCGCAGATGAACGACGACCCGCCGGGCATCCACGTCAAAGCGGACTCGCCGTACAAAACCGTCAAGGAGCTCGCCGACGCCATCAAGGCAGCCCCGGCCGGAAAATTCAAAGCCTCGGGCACCGGCCAAGGCGGCATCTGGCATCTCGCGCTGATCTCGTGGCTCAAGACCCTGAACCTCGCGCCGAACCACGTTACCTGGGTTCCGTCGAACGGCGCGGCACCGGCGATGCAGGATCTCGCCGCCGGCGGCCTCGACCTCTGCACCTGCTCGGTGCCCGAAGCCCGCGCGATCATCGAAGCCGGAAAAGCGCGCGCACTCGCCATCATGGCGCCGGTACGCAATCCGCAATTCGCCAACGTCCCGACCTTGAAAGAAGGCATGGGCACTGACGCCGTCATGGTCGGCGCATGGCGCGGTTTCGCCGCGCCGAAAGCGCTGCCGAAGCCGATCGCCGAAAAGCTCTCGGCCGCGCTCAAGAAGGTCTACGAGTCGAAAGAGTACAAGGACTTCATGGACAACCGCGGCTTCACGATGGTTTGGGCCGACGCGGCCGGCTTCGAGAAGATGATGGAAACATCGACGGCCTCGCTCGGTGAATCCATGAAGGCCGGCGGCTTGGCAAAGGGCTAA
- a CDS encoding tripartite tricarboxylate transporter TctB family protein encodes MQLSDRISGSFLVALGALSTFGGMKLPPVPGQPVGPNVFPIVVGVGLALCGALIFLRIGHSFEDDAVVEVSPDHPDYKPPAAETSWLYGMRALIPPALLIFYAVASETLGFIPTAAIVAFVTSVALGGKLKLAIPIAIFCPIFVHLVFAKLLRVPLPPGWLPMPW; translated from the coding sequence ATGCAACTCTCCGATCGCATCTCCGGATCGTTCCTCGTCGCGCTCGGCGCGCTCTCGACATTCGGCGGCATGAAACTGCCGCCGGTGCCGGGCCAGCCGGTCGGTCCGAACGTATTTCCCATCGTTGTCGGCGTCGGCCTCGCGCTGTGCGGAGCACTGATCTTCCTTCGCATCGGCCACAGCTTCGAGGACGACGCCGTCGTCGAAGTCTCGCCGGATCATCCGGACTACAAACCCCCGGCCGCGGAGACGTCTTGGCTTTACGGCATGCGCGCGCTGATCCCGCCCGCGCTGTTGATCTTCTACGCCGTGGCATCCGAAACGCTCGGCTTCATCCCGACCGCCGCGATCGTCGCTTTCGTCACCTCGGTCGCGCTCGGCGGAAAACTCAAGCTCGCGATCCCGATCGCGATCTTCTGCCCGATCTTCGTCCACCTCGTCTTTGCCAAGCTCTTGCGCGTGCCTTTGCCGCCGGGCTGGCTGCCGATGCCGTGGTGA
- a CDS encoding tripartite tricarboxylate transporter permease, protein MIALLLASIYGLVVGCMPGLSATMATALLVPFTFYMSPLAAIATIVAASTMAIFSGDIPGALLRIPGTPASAAYADEAYAMTRKGEAALALGAGVWFSAIGGIAGTISLVVMAPLLAEVALSFSTFEYFWLAVLGLMCATLVARSSPIKAIASMLLGLLVACIGIENPGGVPRFTFGITDLLGGIEVVPALVGVFAVSEVMRAMVSPTPPPIPKRRIGSILAGQLQLTRIYFWQMMRGNVIGIIIGVLPGAGADMAAWVSYAMSKRFSSEPEKFGTGHVEGLVEAGASNNASLASGWVPALLFGIPGDTITAIAIGVLYMKGLNPGPTLFTEKASSMYAIYIMFVLANIIMIPLGILMIRAAGYVLRAPRSAIMPFIMLCCAVGAFATGNNLFAVVTVGLFGVLGYVMERNGYPVAAMVLGVVMGTMVEQSFVTSLIKSDGSILPFFERPVSAILASMTFGALLWPLVMWIYQRRQKPVAA, encoded by the coding sequence ATGATCGCGTTGCTGCTGGCGTCGATTTACGGCCTCGTTGTCGGCTGCATGCCGGGCCTCTCCGCCACGATGGCGACGGCCCTGCTTGTGCCTTTCACGTTCTACATGTCGCCGCTCGCCGCCATCGCGACCATCGTGGCGGCATCCACGATGGCGATCTTCTCGGGCGATATCCCGGGCGCGCTTCTGCGCATACCGGGAACGCCCGCCTCCGCGGCCTACGCGGACGAAGCGTATGCGATGACCCGCAAGGGTGAAGCCGCGCTCGCGCTCGGCGCCGGTGTCTGGTTCTCCGCCATCGGCGGCATCGCCGGCACCATTTCGCTCGTCGTTATGGCGCCGCTGCTCGCAGAAGTCGCGTTGTCGTTCTCGACCTTCGAGTATTTCTGGCTCGCCGTGCTCGGCTTGATGTGCGCGACGCTGGTTGCGCGCTCCTCGCCCATCAAAGCAATCGCCTCGATGCTGCTCGGCCTCCTCGTCGCCTGCATCGGCATCGAGAATCCGGGCGGCGTACCGCGCTTCACCTTCGGCATCACGGATTTGCTCGGCGGCATCGAAGTCGTGCCCGCGCTCGTCGGCGTCTTCGCGGTTTCCGAAGTCATGCGCGCGATGGTCTCGCCGACCCCGCCGCCGATTCCGAAACGCCGCATCGGCAGCATTCTCGCCGGCCAACTTCAACTCACCCGCATCTATTTCTGGCAGATGATGCGCGGCAACGTCATCGGCATCATCATCGGCGTGTTGCCGGGCGCCGGCGCCGACATGGCGGCCTGGGTTTCTTACGCCATGTCGAAGCGCTTCTCGAGCGAACCGGAGAAATTCGGCACCGGCCATGTCGAAGGTCTGGTCGAGGCCGGCGCGTCTAATAACGCCTCGCTGGCTTCGGGCTGGGTGCCCGCGCTGTTGTTCGGCATTCCGGGCGACACCATCACGGCGATCGCAATCGGCGTTCTGTACATGAAGGGCCTCAACCCGGGCCCGACGCTCTTCACCGAGAAGGCGTCGAGCATGTACGCGATCTACATCATGTTCGTGCTCGCCAACATCATCATGATCCCGCTCGGCATCCTGATGATCCGCGCCGCCGGTTATGTGCTGCGCGCGCCGCGCTCCGCCATCATGCCCTTCATCATGCTGTGCTGCGCGGTCGGCGCTTTCGCGACCGGCAACAACCTCTTCGCGGTCGTCACCGTCGGCCTGTTCGGCGTGCTTGGTTACGTGATGGAGCGCAACGGCTATCCGGTCGCCGCCATGGTTCTCGGCGTGGTCATGGGCACGATGGTCGAACAGAGCTTCGTGACATCGCTCATCAAGTCGGACGGCAGCATCCTGCCGTTCTTCGAGCGCCCGGTCTCCGCGATCCTCGCGTCCATGACATTCGGCGCTCTGCTCTGGCCGCTCGTGATGTGGATTTACCAGCGCCGGCAAAAGCCGGTCGCGGCTTAG
- the meaB gene encoding methylmalonyl Co-A mutase-associated GTPase MeaB, translating to MTTPPIPDVHALSSAIRGGDRATLARAITLIESRRGDHQAQARALVQQLLPETGKAHRVGITGVPGVGKSTTIDKLGTYLTGKGHRVAVLSVDPSSSRTGGSILGDKTRMADLSGDPNAYIRPSPSAGTLGGVAAKTRETMLLCEAAGYDVILVETVGIGQSETAVSDMTDFFLCLMLPGAGDELQGIKKGVLEIADMLAVNKADGDNIGRARAAAAEYKAAFHILKPRSPNWSPPVITYSGLTGDGVPELWQKVVDHRERLTATGEFAERRSEQQVRWMWTMLEQQMMARLRHDAGIRNRLPKLEADVAAGKLSPSLAVEELTALLGLD from the coding sequence ATGACCACGCCGCCGATTCCTGACGTCCACGCTCTCAGCTCCGCCATCCGCGGCGGCGACCGCGCGACGCTGGCGCGGGCGATCACGCTGATCGAAAGCCGGCGCGGCGATCACCAGGCGCAGGCGCGCGCGCTGGTTCAACAACTGCTCCCCGAAACCGGCAAGGCGCACCGCGTCGGTATCACGGGCGTTCCGGGCGTCGGCAAATCGACGACCATCGACAAACTCGGCACCTATCTCACCGGCAAAGGCCACCGCGTCGCAGTGCTCAGCGTCGATCCGTCCTCATCGCGAACCGGCGGCTCGATCCTCGGCGACAAGACGCGCATGGCCGATCTCTCCGGCGATCCGAACGCCTACATCCGCCCGTCTCCCTCCGCCGGAACGCTCGGCGGCGTCGCCGCGAAAACGCGCGAGACGATGCTGCTCTGCGAGGCCGCCGGTTACGACGTGATCCTCGTCGAAACCGTCGGCATCGGCCAGTCGGAAACCGCCGTCTCCGACATGACGGATTTCTTCCTCTGCCTCATGCTGCCCGGCGCCGGCGACGAGCTGCAGGGCATCAAGAAAGGCGTGCTCGAAATCGCCGACATGCTCGCCGTCAATAAAGCCGACGGCGACAACATCGGCCGCGCGCGCGCCGCCGCCGCCGAATACAAAGCCGCCTTCCATATCCTGAAGCCGCGCTCGCCGAACTGGAGCCCCCCGGTCATCACCTATTCGGGCCTCACCGGCGACGGCGTGCCGGAGCTGTGGCAGAAAGTCGTCGACCATCGCGAACGTCTCACCGCCACCGGCGAATTCGCCGAGCGGCGATCCGAGCAACAAGTGCGTTGGATGTGGACGATGCTGGAGCAGCAGATGATGGCGCGACTTCGCCACGACGCCGGCATCCGCAACCGCTTACCGAAGCTCGAGGCCGATGTCGCGGCGGGTAAACTCTCGCCGTCGCTGGCGGTGGAAGAACTGACGGCGTTGTTGGGTTTGGATTGA
- a CDS encoding TIGR04282 family arsenosugar biosynthesis glycosyltransferase, which produces MSADVSKVQVAIIAEAPIAGVAKKRFSMALGVNGAAILQQRLIERAIKVAKQADIGPVTVWSTPDLRDAMFKEFARRYGVTVQPLPDGAGLARLAVALAVSGPAVAITADCPTLDASALRAAADAVLNHANAIIGPSEGDGCVLFAARNIDPEVFAVIDHHSEASAGCLRACLSHHHVQTSELPPRWSVERPSDLRRLASSNFSALVEGLRGEVPSMMATRGFS; this is translated from the coding sequence ATGTCAGCCGACGTTTCGAAGGTTCAGGTCGCGATCATCGCGGAAGCGCCCATTGCGGGCGTCGCGAAGAAGCGCTTCTCAATGGCGCTCGGCGTCAACGGCGCGGCGATCCTGCAACAACGTCTTATCGAGCGCGCGATCAAAGTCGCGAAGCAGGCCGACATCGGTCCCGTGACGGTGTGGAGCACGCCGGACTTGCGCGATGCGATGTTCAAGGAATTTGCGCGCCGTTATGGCGTGACGGTGCAGCCGCTGCCGGATGGCGCGGGCCTCGCGCGGCTCGCAGTTGCGCTTGCGGTCAGCGGGCCGGCGGTCGCGATCACGGCGGACTGTCCGACGCTCGATGCATCGGCGTTGCGGGCGGCGGCCGATGCGGTGCTCAACCACGCCAACGCGATCATCGGGCCGAGCGAAGGTGATGGCTGCGTGCTATTCGCCGCGCGCAACATCGATCCCGAGGTGTTTGCGGTGATCGATCATCACAGCGAAGCGTCTGCGGGATGCCTGCGCGCATGCCTCTCGCATCATCACGTGCAGACGTCAGAGCTGCCGCCGCGCTGGAGCGTCGAGCGTCCGTCGGATTTGCGGCGTTTGGCGAGCAGTAATTTCAGCGCGCTGGTCGAGGGCCTACGCGGTGAGGTCCCGAGCATGATGGCGACGCGCGGGTTTAGTTGA
- a CDS encoding DUF3750 domain-containing protein: MKLILLLILCLFFVPLAARAALFAFEDRPSSWNKADWTSAGLLPKAADYKDARLMVLAGRTGGVKGLFAVHSWIVVKREGADSWNRFDVVGWGNPVRRNGWAADGRWYGDNPVVVLDLKGAAAAAAIPKVEAAIAAYRHAKAGDYRIWPGPNSNTFVASVLRAVPELGGTLLPNAVGKDFRDEGFYVGLTDSGTGVELSLWGLMGFKAGWVEGVELNLFTLVTGIDFRRPAIKLPGFGRVDLLSTAVVTR, from the coding sequence TTGAAACTCATCCTTCTTCTCATCCTCTGCCTCTTCTTCGTGCCGCTCGCCGCCCGGGCGGCGCTGTTCGCGTTTGAGGATCGTCCGTCGAGCTGGAACAAAGCCGACTGGACGAGCGCCGGTCTGCTGCCGAAAGCGGCCGACTACAAAGACGCGCGCCTGATGGTGCTGGCCGGACGGACCGGCGGCGTCAAAGGCCTGTTCGCGGTCCATAGCTGGATCGTCGTCAAGCGCGAGGGCGCGGACAGCTGGAACCGCTTCGACGTGGTCGGCTGGGGCAACCCGGTGCGGCGCAACGGCTGGGCCGCCGACGGCCGCTGGTATGGCGACAACCCGGTGGTCGTGCTCGACCTCAAGGGCGCCGCCGCGGCTGCCGCGATCCCGAAGGTCGAGGCCGCGATCGCGGCGTACCGTCACGCGAAGGCAGGCGACTATCGCATCTGGCCGGGCCCGAACTCGAACACGTTCGTCGCGAGCGTGCTGCGCGCGGTGCCGGAACTCGGCGGGACGCTGCTGCCGAATGCGGTCGGCAAGGATTTCCGCGACGAGGGATTCTACGTCGGGCTCACCGACAGCGGCACCGGCGTCGAACTCAGCCTCTGGGGATTGATGGGCTTCAAGGCGGGGTGGGTCGAAGGCGTCGAGCTGAACTTGTTCACGCTCGTTACCGGGATCGATTTCCGCCGCCCCGCGATCAAGCTGCCGGGCTTCGGCCGCGTCGATCTCCTCTCCACGGCAGTTGTGACTCGGTAA
- a CDS encoding TIGR03808 family TAT-translocated repetitive protein, translating to MRPNRRHFLALAGAAATVAATRVNAAPSSAAGVDASQFGVQAGSGGDQTRALQKAIDQAAGSRTPLWLQPGTYRVGTLKLQAGTQLFGVRGATRLLFNDGSALLEGAGCDNVTLSGLILDGVSRPLPEGRGIINIAAARNLRILDCEVVGSSRQGIVLDGAEGEVRSNTIQGIANAGLLSVNARGLIIADNIVRTCGNNGIQVWRSESGNDGTIVSGNRIDGIAARAGGSGQNGNAINVFRANNVYVGNNRITNVAFSAVRGNSASNLQVVANNCQSCGEVALYAEFGFEGAVISQNVVDGASIGVAVTNFDHGGRMATVQGNIIRNLSNRRPVGTDPNDGAGIGIGVEADSAVTGNVIEGAPLAGITIGWGRFLRDVSVTGNVIRRANMGIAVSVSAGAGAAVIADNLIAESTVGAIVGTELKRPVTGDMARDGAGRFAQLAITGNRVR from the coding sequence ATGCGTCCCAATCGTCGCCATTTCCTCGCGCTCGCGGGTGCCGCCGCCACCGTCGCGGCAACGCGCGTTAACGCTGCACCATCGTCCGCGGCCGGTGTCGATGCCTCGCAGTTCGGCGTGCAGGCCGGCAGCGGGGGCGATCAGACTCGCGCGCTGCAGAAGGCGATCGATCAAGCCGCGGGATCGCGGACGCCGCTCTGGCTGCAGCCCGGCACTTACCGCGTCGGCACGCTGAAGCTGCAAGCCGGAACGCAGCTGTTCGGCGTGCGCGGTGCGACGCGGCTGCTTTTCAACGACGGTTCGGCTTTGCTCGAAGGTGCGGGCTGCGACAACGTCACGCTGAGCGGTCTCATTCTCGACGGCGTCAGCCGTCCGCTGCCGGAAGGGCGCGGCATCATCAACATCGCTGCGGCGCGCAACTTGCGCATTCTCGATTGCGAGGTCGTCGGCTCAAGCCGCCAGGGCATCGTGCTCGACGGTGCGGAAGGCGAAGTGCGCAGCAACACGATCCAGGGGATCGCGAATGCGGGACTGCTCTCCGTCAATGCGCGCGGGCTGATCATCGCGGACAATATCGTCCGCACCTGCGGCAACAACGGCATTCAAGTCTGGCGTTCGGAATCCGGCAACGACGGAACGATCGTGTCGGGAAATCGCATCGACGGAATCGCGGCGCGCGCTGGCGGTTCGGGTCAGAACGGAAACGCGATCAACGTTTTCCGCGCTAACAATGTTTACGTCGGCAACAACCGCATCACCAACGTCGCGTTCTCGGCGGTGCGCGGAAATTCGGCGTCGAACCTGCAGGTGGTCGCCAACAATTGCCAATCGTGCGGAGAAGTCGCGCTCTATGCAGAATTTGGATTCGAAGGCGCGGTGATTTCGCAGAATGTCGTCGATGGCGCATCCATCGGCGTTGCGGTTACGAACTTCGATCACGGCGGGCGGATGGCGACCGTGCAAGGGAACATTATCCGCAATCTCTCGAACCGCCGCCCGGTCGGGACCGATCCGAACGACGGCGCCGGTATCGGAATTGGCGTCGAGGCGGACTCGGCCGTCACCGGCAATGTGATCGAGGGTGCGCCGCTTGCCGGCATCACGATCGGCTGGGGCCGCTTCCTGCGCGACGTCAGCGTCACGGGAAACGTTATTCGGCGGGCCAATATGGGCATTGCGGTCTCGGTTTCGGCCGGTGCCGGCGCGGCGGTAATCGCCGACAACCTGATTGCCGAGTCGACGGTCGGCGCGATCGTCGGGACGGAACTCAAGCGTCCGGTGACCGGCGATATGGCGCGCGACGGGGCGGGACGCTTCGCGCAGCTCGCCATTACGGGCAACCGGGTGCGCTGA
- a CDS encoding iron-containing alcohol dehydrogenase: MMQLRGNWNYPTSVRFGVGRITELADAVKSAGMTAPLIVTDPTLAKMAMVKDAAAALTSAGLKAAVFADVRPNPVAANIEAGVAAYRAGKHDGVVAFGGGSALDAGKMIAFMPGQTRPMWDFEDVGDWWTRADASAIAPIVAVPTTAGTGSEVGRAAVVTDEATHTKKVIFHPNMMPKVTICDPALTVGMPAFITAGTGMDALAHCLEAYCGPFYHPLADGIAVEGIRLVKENLPRAVADGSDLEARAHMMSAAAMGATAFQKALGAIHSLSHPVGALHDTHHGMTNAVFMPYVLMFNREAIEPKIARLAAYIGLNASFEAFLDWVLRLRKEIGVPHTLRDFGVDDRHADLIARMAPKDPTAGGNPVPLDEAAARRMFDAALAGHL; this comes from the coding sequence CTGATGCAGCTGCGTGGCAACTGGAACTACCCAACGAGCGTGCGGTTCGGCGTCGGGCGCATCACGGAACTCGCCGATGCGGTGAAATCAGCCGGCATGACGGCGCCGCTGATCGTCACGGATCCGACGCTTGCCAAGATGGCGATGGTGAAGGACGCGGCGGCTGCGCTCACGAGCGCTGGTTTGAAGGCTGCTGTTTTCGCCGACGTGCGGCCCAATCCGGTGGCGGCGAATATCGAGGCGGGCGTTGCGGCCTATCGCGCTGGCAAACACGACGGTGTCGTGGCGTTCGGCGGCGGCTCGGCGCTCGATGCCGGAAAAATGATAGCCTTCATGCCCGGCCAGACGCGGCCGATGTGGGACTTCGAAGATGTCGGCGATTGGTGGACGCGCGCGGACGCGTCCGCGATTGCGCCGATCGTGGCCGTGCCGACGACTGCGGGCACAGGGTCCGAAGTCGGCCGTGCGGCTGTCGTGACCGACGAGGCGACGCATACGAAAAAGGTGATCTTCCATCCGAACATGATGCCGAAGGTGACGATCTGCGATCCGGCGCTCACTGTCGGCATGCCTGCCTTCATCACGGCGGGCACCGGCATGGATGCGCTGGCGCATTGTCTCGAAGCGTATTGCGGGCCGTTCTACCATCCGCTCGCCGACGGGATCGCGGTCGAAGGCATTCGGCTCGTGAAAGAGAACTTGCCGCGCGCGGTCGCGGACGGCAGCGATCTCGAAGCGCGCGCGCACATGATGAGCGCTGCCGCGATGGGGGCGACGGCGTTTCAGAAAGCGCTCGGCGCGATCCATTCGCTGTCGCATCCGGTCGGCGCACTGCACGACACACATCACGGGATGACCAACGCAGTGTTCATGCCGTATGTGCTCATGTTCAATCGCGAGGCGATCGAGCCGAAGATCGCGCGGCTCGCGGCTTACATCGGGCTGAACGCTTCGTTCGAGGCGTTTCTCGATTGGGTGCTGCGGCTGCGAAAAGAAATCGGCGTGCCGCATACGCTGCGTGACTTCGGTGTTGACGACCGGCATGCGGATTTGATCGCCCGGATGGCACCGAAGGATCCGACTGCGGGCGGCAATCCGGTGCCGCTCGATGAAGCAGCGGCGCGGCGCATGTTCGATGCGGCGTTGGCGGGACATCTCTAG
- a CDS encoding glutamine synthetase family protein yields MQPEEVKTAAQARKIVESRGLSHVKVGVFDIDGILRGKYMSREKFFSALESGFGFCDVVLGWDSNDQLYDNVSYTGWHTAYPDAQVRVLPGTCRAIPTEGNMLLFLGEFAGEAEAVCPRGVLRRVLQRAEKKGYSAIASAEFEFFLFDETPTSVREKGYRDLKTTTPGFFGYSMLRASVQREFYEELLALCGGMRMPLEGLHTETGPGVIEAAITYSGALEAADRGALFKTYTKILAQRSGKLATFMAKWSRDWPGQSGHLHVSLQDKRAKPVFHHARNPNNISDEMRWFIGGQQALMPELLSMAAPTVNSYTRLIPGFWAPTEATWGVENRTCAIRAIPGSPKSQRVEYRVTAADINPYIAFAAAIGSGLWGIENKIEPDAPIEGNAYNWSQPAKRRLPKSLGEAAERLKESDAARELFGEAFVEHYAATREWEEREYRKAVTDWQLARYFEII; encoded by the coding sequence ATGCAGCCCGAGGAAGTGAAGACGGCCGCGCAAGCGCGCAAGATCGTCGAGTCGCGGGGCTTAAGTCACGTGAAGGTCGGGGTCTTCGACATCGACGGCATCCTGCGCGGCAAATACATGAGCCGCGAAAAATTCTTCTCGGCGCTCGAGAGCGGCTTCGGCTTCTGCGACGTCGTGCTCGGCTGGGATTCCAACGACCAACTCTACGACAACGTTAGTTACACCGGGTGGCACACGGCCTATCCGGACGCGCAGGTGCGCGTTCTGCCGGGCACGTGCCGCGCCATTCCGACCGAAGGAAATATGCTGCTGTTCCTCGGCGAGTTCGCCGGTGAGGCGGAGGCGGTCTGTCCGCGCGGTGTCCTCCGCCGCGTGCTGCAGCGCGCCGAGAAGAAAGGTTACAGCGCGATCGCCTCGGCGGAGTTCGAGTTCTTTCTGTTCGACGAGACGCCGACCTCGGTGCGCGAAAAGGGCTATCGCGATCTGAAAACCACGACGCCGGGTTTCTTCGGCTACTCGATGCTGCGCGCCTCGGTACAGCGCGAGTTTTACGAGGAATTGCTCGCGTTGTGCGGGGGCATGCGGATGCCGCTCGAAGGGTTGCATACAGAGACGGGACCGGGCGTCATCGAAGCCGCGATCACGTATTCGGGGGCGCTGGAGGCGGCCGATCGCGGTGCGTTGTTCAAGACCTATACGAAGATCCTTGCGCAACGCTCCGGCAAGCTCGCCACCTTCATGGCGAAGTGGTCGCGCGACTGGCCGGGGCAGTCCGGCCACTTGCATGTGTCGCTGCAGGACAAGCGCGCGAAGCCGGTTTTCCACCACGCGCGCAATCCGAACAACATATCGGACGAGATGCGCTGGTTCATCGGCGGCCAACAGGCGTTGATGCCGGAACTGCTCTCGATGGCGGCGCCGACGGTGAACAGCTACACGCGACTCATTCCGGGCTTTTGGGCGCCGACCGAGGCGACGTGGGGTGTGGAGAACCGCACCTGCGCGATCCGCGCCATTCCGGGATCGCCGAAGTCGCAGCGCGTCGAGTATCGCGTCACTGCGGCCGACATCAATCCATACATCGCGTTCGCGGCGGCGATCGGCTCGGGGTTGTGGGGCATCGAGAATAAGATCGAGCCGGACGCGCCGATCGAAGGCAACGCGTATAACTGGAGCCAGCCGGCGAAGCGGCGATTGCCGAAGTCGCTCGGCGAAGCGGCGGAGCGGCTGAAGGAGTCGGATGCGGCACGTGAATTGTTTGGCGAAGCGTTCGTCGAGCACTATGCGGCGACGCGCGAGTGGGAAGAGCGCGAGTATCGCAAGGCGGTGACCGACTGGCAGCTCGCGCGTTATTTCGAGATTATCTGA
- a CDS encoding SMP-30/gluconolactonase/LRE family protein, which yields MQPLVMNACYEVLDERFRACFNRTAHLEKLWTGARWTEGPVYFPAHRSVYFSDIPNDRIMRYDETNGETGVFRTPCGYSNGHTVDRQGRMVSCEHGGRRISRTEHDGRIVTVTDNYNGKRLNSPNDVVVKSDDSIWFTDPPFGHLSDYEGHKGESEIGKNCVFRVDGKTGRMKVLADDFIRPNGLAFSVDEKKIYIIDSHASQRNMRVYDVTEKGDIKNGKVFATCTAGRFDGFRLDSDGRIWTSTDEGVHCYEPDGTLIGKILVPEVLSNVVFGGPKFNRLYICATTSLYAVMLTINGAKTF from the coding sequence ATGCAGCCGCTGGTAATGAACGCCTGCTATGAAGTGCTCGACGAACGCTTCCGCGCTTGCTTCAACCGCACGGCGCATCTCGAAAAGCTTTGGACCGGCGCGCGCTGGACCGAAGGCCCGGTCTACTTCCCGGCGCATCGCTCGGTCTATTTCTCCGACATCCCGAACGACCGCATCATGCGGTACGACGAGACCAACGGCGAGACGGGCGTCTTCCGCACTCCCTGCGGCTATTCAAACGGCCATACGGTCGACCGCCAGGGCCGCATGGTCTCCTGCGAACACGGCGGCCGCCGCATCTCCCGCACCGAGCATGACGGCCGCATCGTCACCGTCACCGACAACTACAACGGCAAACGGCTGAACTCGCCAAACGACGTCGTCGTGAAATCCGATGACTCGATCTGGTTTACCGACCCGCCCTTCGGTCACCTGTCGGACTACGAGGGCCACAAAGGCGAGAGCGAGATCGGCAAAAATTGCGTCTTTCGGGTCGACGGCAAGACTGGTCGCATGAAGGTGCTGGCCGACGATTTCATCCGCCCGAACGGCCTCGCCTTCTCGGTCGACGAGAAAAAGATCTACATCATCGACTCCCATGCCAGTCAGCGGAACATGCGTGTCTACGACGTCACCGAGAAGGGCGACATCAAGAACGGGAAGGTCTTCGCGACCTGCACAGCCGGCCGCTTTGACGGCTTCCGCCTCGACAGCGACGGCCGTATCTGGACCTCGACCGACGAGGGCGTCCATTGCTACGAGCCGGACGGCACGTTGATCGGCAAGATCTTAGTCCCTGAGGTGTTGTCGAACGTCGTCTTCGGCGGGCCGAAATTCAACCGGCTTTACATCTGCGCGACGACCTCGCTCTACGCCGTAATGCTCACGATCAACGGCGCGAAGACGTTTTAA